The genomic stretch TTGGAGAACCCCCCAATAGTGAAACGCAGATTGGAAAAAGATATGTCCCTCAGAAAACAGTATTTTTCAAGAGAAGAAAGAGAAAACAACACAATTTGAGTGGCAAAAAAGCCCTGCCACTTTGCTGTGTTATGTGTTACGGCCAATATTTAAGCATTTTTCAAAAAATATGACAAGCTTTATTTAATGCCTTTTGTTTCGCCAGCTGGATGGCCAATTTGATAGCATCAACCATCGACTGGGGGTTGGCCCGCCCTTCGCCGGCTTTCCCGAAAGCCACCCCGTGGTCTACGGAAGTGCGGATGATGGGCAAACCCATGGTTACATTCACCCCGCTCATTTTATCCCATTCCTTACCCCCGGGCTTCATGGAGAAGCCTACGAGCTTCACGGCAATATGCCCCTGATCGTGATACATGGCCACCACGGCGTCGTATTGCTTCCCTTTCATCTTGGTAAAAACCGTATCAGGCGGCACAGGCCCCTCCACATTCCATCCCTTCCCTTTGGCTTCTTCGATTGCCGGAATGATCTCTTTCTTTTCTTCATCCCCAAAAAGGCCACCTTCTCCGGAGTGGGGGTTCAGACCGGCAATCCCGATCCGGGGATTCTCGATCCCGAGTTTTTGTAAAAATTCATAAGTTAAGCGAATCACAGAGAGGACCCGGTCTTTTTTTATCCGCTCGCAGGCCTTTTGTAAGGAGGTGTGAGTGGTCACATGGGAAACCCGGAAAGCTCCGTGGGTTAAGAGCATGGCATAATTTTTGGTCCCGGTGAGATGGGCCAGCAGTTCGGTGTGGCCCGAATAATGAAATCCGGCCTTATTAATCGCCTCTTTATGAATAGGGGCGGTAACGATAGCCTTTACGCGCCCTTCCTGTGCCAGTTCTACTGCTTTCTGAATGTACTCCACCGCAGCCTTGCCGGGCATGGGATCAACCTGGCCGTGTTTAAGTTTCTTGAGGTCGATGTTCTTTAGGTCCAGCACCTGAATGGTTTCTGAGGCTTCTTGGATCTGGTCGAGGTCAGTGATAGCGTGAATTTTCATTCGACTGTTGGCAATGGCCAACGCCTGTTCCATGGTCTGGGCGTCCCCGATAACTACCGGCAAAGCTTGGCGCTGCAATTGTTTCCGTTCCAGGGCCTTCACGATGATCTCCGGGCCGATTCCCGCGGCATCGCCCATGGTGATGGCGATGAGGGGTTTAGATTTTTTGGCTTTCATGTTTTCCTCTCAGGTAATGGATGATCCGCAAAAGAGCGTCTTTTTCGCCAAACCCTCCTGCTTTGGTAACCAGGTGGAGCCCTTTAAAAGGTCCGTCCGTCAAACTACTACAGGGAATTCCCGGCAGGACTTCTTCCTGAATGGATAGGGCTGAAGCACCAAGGCGTCCGCATACTCCCATGGCCAGATCGCCCCCCGTGAGTACCAGTCCACCCAGGCGCCTTTTTTTTAAAAGGCGGGCGGCTACGATCCCCAGGACTTTTGGTATTGCCCCCTCTTTTCCTGGAATATGTTTTTGAAAAGTAGTGGTAAGTATGGCCCCGGGACTCTTGGTAAGAACTTTTCTAAGGTAGTTGGATAAGGCCGCGGACTCTGCCTCCGCCCATCGGGGGTTAAGCAAGCGCTCGAGGTTCGGTTCAAGCCAAGGTAGGCGAAAGTATTCCTGTGCCACTTTGAGCTGTTCAGCGGTCAAAGGATTACGGCTGGCGGAAAGGATTAAAAGAGGGCCAGGAAAACCCTTAGCTTTTGCTTTTGGCCCATCCGGAAGCGAGGAGACGATTTCGTCGGCCAGTCCAACTGAACCGCAGGCCAACACCCTCCCGGATAATAATTTCCAGGCCGAAGCGATTGTATGCAAATCTGCTTGTAAAACCGCATCAACAGCCAGGATCCGCTCCTGGCTTTTTTCAATTCTCTCAGCCAAGTAGGCAGGACCTTTCCTCACTTGTTTTAAGGGAAT from Deltaproteobacteria bacterium encodes the following:
- the pdxA gene encoding 4-hydroxythreonine-4-phosphate dehydrogenase PdxA; its protein translation is MKAKKSKPLIAITMGDAAGIGPEIIVKALERKQLQRQALPVVIGDAQTMEQALAIANSRMKIHAITDLDQIQEASETIQVLDLKNIDLKKLKHGQVDPMPGKAAVEYIQKAVELAQEGRVKAIVTAPIHKEAINKAGFHYSGHTELLAHLTGTKNYAMLLTHGAFRVSHVTTHTSLQKACERIKKDRVLSVIRLTYEFLQKLGIENPRIGIAGLNPHSGEGGLFGDEEKKEIIPAIEEAKGKGWNVEGPVPPDTVFTKMKGKQYDAVVAMYHDQGHIAVKLVGFSMKPGGKEWDKMSGVNVTMGLPIIRTSVDHGVAFGKAGEGRANPQSMVDAIKLAIQLAKQKALNKACHIF
- a CDS encoding four-carbon acid sugar kinase family protein — encoded protein: MTSPILEFAVIADDLTGSLDTGLQFRKKGLSTFVPLRQSSRPNGQVLVLNTDSRNLPGDLAYRRVYRACRSLKARSIYKKIDSTMRGNVGLEVLAILEAQKIPKAIIVPTIPVLGRTVEKGILRIHGVPLLRTPYAKDPFHPLWTSRIPNLLQKETGLPGGHIPLKQVRKGPAYLAERIEKSQERILAVDAVLQADLHTIASAWKLLSGRVLACGSVGLADEIVSSLPDGPKAKAKGFPGPLLILSASRNPLTAEQLKVAQEYFRLPWLEPNLERLLNPRWAEAESAALSNYLRKVLTKSPGAILTTTFQKHIPGKEGAIPKVLGIVAARLLKKRRLGGLVLTGGDLAMGVCGRLGASALSIQEEVLPGIPCSSLTDGPFKGLHLVTKAGGFGEKDALLRIIHYLRGKHESQKI